GCCACCGCAATCACGCGCAGCGATGGAGCGCTCGGCCGATTATCATCGTCCGTACGGAAGTGTCGGGCGCGGCCTCTCCTGGATGATTGGGCTTACAATGCTGCTTTTTTGGATGCCATTGCTTGGCCCGTTCCTCGCCGGCATTGTTGGAGGTCGCAAGTCAGGCGGGGTAATGAACGCCATCATGGCGGCAATGCTTCCGTCTATGCTGCTCGCACTTTTGTTGGTGAACATGGCCGGTCTGCTTTCTGGTATCCCTCTCCTTGGGTCGTTTGCCACGGCTCACCGCACTGGTCGTCGCCTTCGCTGGTTTTACGCCGCTTATTGTCGGTGCGATTCTTGGCGGCGTTCTCGCCGCCGGGAGAAGAGACGTCTGGCGTTGCTATGGTTGTCGTCCTTGGACTCAGCGCATTGATCGGGTTTCGCATCTTTACCCAGATCTCGGGCGACGCGAACACCGTCGCGCGGTGGCTATCCTAGCAATCCCACGCGAGTGAGCGATCCGAATGCAGACGCGGTTGGTGAACATGACCGACCGATAGAACGTGACGCGCCGCTGTCATTTACATTCTTCGGTGCGACCGTCCTACGCCGAGGTAGTGCGAATGATCCGCAGAAGCCGATATTTACGGCGGGCAAGCCTCTGGCTCTCCTTGCCTTTCTCGCCTGCTCGCCCGGCAATGGCGCGAGCCGTGAACAACTGATCGACCTGCTCTGGTCGGATGTAGAACCAGAGGCGGCGCGTCATACACTTCGACAAACGCTGTGGTATGTCCGTCGGAAACTGGGAGTGATCCATTCTCAGGCACGGGTGATTTGGTTCGCCTGACCGCGCGAATCCCTTCGGACCTCATCGCGTTCCTTCGCGCTCTCGACGATGACCAACCCGAAGCCGCTCTACAACACTATGCGGGGGACTTCTTTCCCGACTTTGCTTCCCCGGGCGGCGCAGCGTTCAAGCATTGGGCTGACATGGAGCGTTCACGACTCCGTGCGATGTTTGTGGGCGCGGCAACACGTGTGGTACGCGATCGCCTGGGGAAGGGTCGCGCGCGCGATGCGATCCTTGTTGCTCGGAGAGCGCACGAGCTTGCCCCTCGCCATCAAGCGGCGTGGCGGTTGCTCCTCGAGTCGCATGTAGCTGCAAGCGACGCGGTGGGTGCGGCGATCGAACTGGAACGGCTTGAACGGTGGTTGGCCGATGAGGAGCTGGAGCCCGATCCGGCGACTACGCAGGTCATCAAGTCGGTTCGTGCCGGGCGATCGATTCCGGCGAGCCTCCTTCTCTTGGCGAAGTGGAGTCCGGCAGCCCCTACGCCGAACTCGTCGGCCGCGAAGCAGAGTTCGCCGACCTGCTCACCGCCTTCGACGCCACCAAACGCGGCCAATCGCGCCACGTCCACATCGCCGCGCCCGCCGGCCTCGGAAAAACGCGACTCCTCGACGGCTTCGCCGCACGTCTGCGCTCAACGCGCGTGCGCGTCATCACGGTGCGCGCCACACCCGCCGAACGCTCGCTCCCATACGCCTTCGCCGCGCAGTTGGTCTCGGCGATGGTGCAGTTGCGCGGCGCGTCCGCGGTGTCTCCCGACACCGCGCGTACGCTCGTGGCCCTTGCCCCGACTTCGTCCAGCTATCTGAACGCGGAACCCGACCGCAGCACGGGCGACGAGGCGTTGCGCCGGCGATCGTTGGCCATCACGGAACTGGTCACCACCATCGCGCACGACGCACCGTTAGTGCTGTTGGTGGACGACGTACACTGGATGGACATGCAGTCGCGCACCCTGCTGGCGTCGCTCGCCACGCGCTTAGGCACCTCACCGGTGCTGCTGGTGACCACAGGCCGTTCGGCCGACCGGTTCAGCGAGAGCACCCCCGCTGCCCATCGGCTCTCGCTCAACCCGCTCACCGTGGAAGACGTGGGCGGACTGGTCATGAGCCTGGGCCAACTGCCTGCTGAACCATGGAGTGAAGCGTTTGTCAGCGGCCTCCATGAGACCAGCGCAGGCTCGCCACTGCTGGTGCTGGAAACACTGCAACTGGTGATGGAACTCGATCAGTTGCGCTTGAGCGATCACCTGTGGTCCACCCCCGACGCCGGCGCGCTCAGCGCGACACTGGGCGCGGGCCGCGCCATGCAGCGACGGCTGACGGCGTTGCCGCCGGCCGCGCGCGACGCCTTGCTGAGGCTGGCCGTGGCAGGCACCGCCGTCGATGAGCAGACACTCCCACAGCTGCTGTCACAAGATGGACGTGAGTCGTTGATTCTCCTGGAAACTCGCGGACTGGTAACCCGGGTTGACGATGTGGTGCGGGTGGCGCACGATGAAATCGCTGCACTCGCCATTGATATGGCCAGCGATTCGGACCGCATGCGCGCCAATGAAGTCATGGCGTCGCACCTCGAACGGATTGCGCGCAACGACGTATCGCTGTTGTTGCGCGCCGCCTGGCACCGGGCACGGTGCGCCGATACGACGGCACTGGACAACACGTTTGCGCGTGCGGTGCGAAGCGCACATCTGAGTGGCGAACACGCGGCCATTCGGGCGCTTGGACAGGAAGTGCTTGGCACCGACGCCGTAGCCCACGATGTGGATCGACTCGTGCGTCGCCTGCCGTGGCGCATGAGAACTCGGCGACGCTGGATGACCGGTGCGGTGCTGACGGCCGCCATCGGCGTGATGGCGTTTTCCCTGTGGCGCACCGTGGCCGTTCCAGGCGACGATATCACGGCGGTGATGATCGCCACCGATGCCGACGGGTCGGCGTTCTACACCCTGACGATTCCTCGCGGAGACCTGTCCAAGAGTGACCCCATTGAATTGACAGCCACGGGCGAGGCCTTCCCGATTTCCGTCCTCGATTCCGTCTCGATCATGGGCAAACTGCCCAGCGGCGCGTTTGTGGGTTCGTCCATGCTGGACAACGACCAACGAGACGCCCTCGACCTGGTTCAGGTCTCAATCGCCGGTAAAGTGGAACGGTTGCTGGCGTTGCGTAACGATCAGGACTCGCCGATACCATCACCGGATGGACGCCTGGTGGCGTTCACCAGCGGCCATTGGCATCCTGATCAGCGCTCGGATATCGGGGTTTATGAACCGTCAACCGCGCTCATCCGCAATCTCACCGACTCTTCTGATGCCAGCGAGTACAGTCCAGTCTGGAGCGCGAATGGGTCCCGCATTGCGTTCGTGCGCAGTCACGCCAGCGAACGGGCGGCGCAAGTGTGCTGGGTGGCGATTGACAAGTCGAGTGCCCCGTGCCGGGAGCTTGGCGGCGGCTACAACCCTATTCGCATCATCGCCTGGCGCTCAGACAGGTCGGTGCTGGTGGTTGCCGAACGACGACCCGGCAATACGCCGATGCTGCTGGACGTCGACATGGAGGGTGGCGCGCCGAAGGCCATCGATTCATCGGCTACGCGGTACGTCGCCGATCCGACGGGTCGGGTGGTTCACTGCCTGTGCAGCGTGGAAGGCCTGAGTGGCAAGGTGTTGGCGGTGTTCAGCCCGAACACCCCGGCCATCAAGCGTGTGGTGCGTCGGAACGGTCGACCAATTCGCTCGTACTATGCACCGTACGTACACTGGCAGAAGCCCAGCCGCGACCTGGCGTCAATTGCCATCGTCGGTCCGTCGCAGTCGTTTGTGGGCCAACGTATCCAGCTTGGCATCAGCGGGATCGATTCCACGGGGAACGAACGCGAGGTATCGTCGCCCGTATGGAAGTCGCTTGATACATCTACGGCCGTCATCGATGGGCTGGGCGTCGCGTCCATTCGCACCTTGGGCGTGGCGATGTTTCAGGCGTCAGCAGGCCGCATCATGTCGCCCGTGTTCTCAACCACCGCGCGTGCGCCTGAATTGCATGCGGAGTTTACCGAACACTGGACATCCCCGCTGAACGCACATTGGATCGACTATGGCACGCCGCCTCCGCGCGTCATCGCTCAGGGGGCACGCCGGTCGCTCTTCCTGAATGGTGATGGATATCTCACCAGCGGCGTAATCAGTCAGCGCACGATTGACGCATCCACCGGCGCCGGGGTTCGCGTGTGGTTTCGCGCGCCGATCAGGATTGCGCAGTGGCAGGCGCTTACCCTAACGCTCGATGCCGTCGCGTCGAACTCGGCGCTGGCCGAGTGGCGCGAGCGCAGCCGCATCGATGGGGCCCTGCCGTCATCGTGGAATGCATTCAGCGCCAATCGAGGATGCTGCGCTTCGCGCCCCACGTGCAGAGTTTGGCGAGAATCTTTCGCTGCTGAAATTGAACGCCTCTGCCGAGGACGTGCCGATTTCGGTCACGCCCCCACGCATCACCGACGGGCTTCCACACTCCATCGTGCTGCAGATACTGGGCGACGGGCGCTGTGGACTCGCCATCGACGACCAGGTCGTCGCGATTTCACCGAACGCCCTCAAAACTGATCGACCGCTTCGCGTGCAGCTCGACGGTCAGTCGGTGGGCACCGCCATTCTGGTGGACTCGCTGGAAGCGTGGAGTGGCATTCGCACATCTATCGATTGGAGCGGAGCGGCCTCGGCGGCAGGCCCAGTCAAGGGTGGGGTACCCCGCCGTTGAGAGCATTTGATCACGTCACGTGACGCAACTGTCGGCACCATTGTCTGATATACCAAATTGACACTTTCGTTTATCATGATAAACGAAAGCAATGACGCATCTGATCGGCGAGAATCGACTGCTCGTCTCAACAGCATTGCCTCATAATGGAAATGTGATTACTTTATATTTCTAAAGTGTACAACTACAAAGCGCATCCTCACCAGTGGGAGGGCCTGTGGCGGTTACGAACGAGAACCCGTTTCGCATCAGCGGCACCGTTCACGGACAGTTTTTCACGGATCGGGACGCCGAGCTGGCGAGAATCCGTGCCGCCTTGCTCGAACCGAGCCACAAGCTGTTGCTGTACGGACCTCGCCGAATCGGGAAGACGTCGACGCTCGCCAATGCCGTGGCCGCGATAAACAAGGGCAAAGGGTTCGCCTTCATGGCTGACTTGTCCACGGTCACGACGATAACAGACATGGCCAATAAGGTGATGACGGGGGCCTCCGTCATACTCGGCCGATCGGCGACCCGCTGGATTCGAGATCTCGCCGGGAAGCTGCAATTCGCCATCAAGATGACGCCCGATCCGATAACCGGCGCCATGGTGCCGAGCTTGGACGTGACGGCGCGTGACGCGGCGCGAGAGGACCAGCAGCGAGCCCTTGAGGGCGTGCTGGACAGCCTCGATGGTCTTGCCGCGCAACGAGGCGTCACGCTGGGCCTCGTCTTCGATGAGTTTCAGGAGATTGGACGACTCGGTGGAGAAAACGTCGAGTGGCATCTGCGGGGTGTCATGCAACGCCATCAGCATCTCAGCTATGTCGCGGCCGGATCAAAGCCAAGCCTGCTCAAGGCGATGGTTGGCAAGGGTCGGGCGTTCTACCAGCTTTTCACGCCGCTGCACTTTCGTCCGATAGAACGCCATCATTTGTCGGACTGGATTGACTCGCGAATGGACAGTTGTGGATTGGTTCCCATGGGAGCGGGGGCGACCTGTGTTGCCTGGGCTGGTCCGCGAACGCGGGACATCGTGCGCCTGGCGCGAAAATGCGTAGACCGCGCGCCAACCGGTAGCCACGTAGGAACAGATTCGGTCTTGGCCGCCTTTCTCGAAATTATTGATGAAGATGCAGATTTCTTTCAAACCAGTTGGGCGTCCCTCACCTCGCAGCAACAAAACCTGCTACGGGCAGTCGCCGGCGCCGAACAGGGACTCACCACGAAGGACGTGCGCGGGCGATTCGGCCTCGACGCCAGCGGGACCGTCACGAATGCGTTAACCGCGTTTGTCGGCCAGGATCGACTGGTGCGCACGGCATACGGCTCGACGTACGCGTTTGACAATCCGTATGAACGCGGGTGGGTGATCACGCGAACCTTGGCGGACATCGGCATGGTGCAGACGCCGACATTCATTGCGTCGCCAACCAGTGAATACGACGAGCCGTAGGGATGATGGCGCGAGTGTCGCGCACGCAGGGTACTCACGTCGAAAGCTGCTCGAACGCATGATTGCCGCGCAGTCGAACGGTCCGCGTAAGCGTGGAGCGGGATTCGCACGTCAATCGATTGGGGCGAGGCGGCATCTGCGGCAGGCCCAATCAAGGCTGGGGTACCATGCCGTTGAGTGCTGGGGAACCGAGATGGGTCACGCGGTGATTCCTCCACCGGTTCACCGCTACCGCCGCAACGCCACGGCCTCCACCACCCGCATCACGTCGCCCACCCGCGGATGCCGCCCGCACCACACGATGCGCTCGCCGCCCACATCGTTGAGCGCACTGGCCGCGTCGCCCACGGCCAACGCCTTTGCCACCACCAGCACCAACGGCACATCACCTGCCGCGCGCACTTTTGCGACCTTGGCCGTGAGGTACTCCGGCGTCCAGAATCCCACCAGTTCCACGGCGGCTTCCCGCCCGTCATCGTGTCGCAGCGTGAAGTCCGGTAGAAACACCGCACCACCCGCCGAGAGCGGCGAACGCTCACGCGACAACGTCCATCCAGACGACGTCGCCCACGACGACGCACGAAAGTCGCGGACGAAACGTCGCTCCCACGCCGAGTCGTAGCGCTCGCGGCGCGGTTCCCCGCCAACCGGTGCCGCGTGCGCGCCCGCTCGTGCGCGCCCCCGCAATTGCAGCGTGCACGGGTGTCCATCGCGCAACACGTTGGCGTCCACCCGCCAGCCGGGAGAACGGGCCAGCACCGGCAACACGCGCGCGAAGCGCACACCGTACCGCGCGGGGCGCACGAGAAATGCCGCGGCCGGTCCGGTGAGCACCAGTCGATAGCGCTTCCCCTCCCGGACGAGTTCGTGCATCAACCCCGCGGCCTTCACTGCGCGAAACACATCCCGCCATCCACCGCGAGTGTGCAGGACAACGCGCGTCGCGTCGCGCAGGACACCGCGTGCGAGCTCAAGATTGTAGCGCGCCAACAGGGCGCGACCGTCACCTTCCGGCACGCGACGCAAGCGTCGCGCGCCCGGTCGATCGTCGTACAGTGTACGCTGCAACGTGTCGGGGGCGATACCCAAGTTGGCCGCAGCGTCGGCATACGGAACCAGCGTGTCACCCGACACCGGCGGCCACAGCGCGCCGCGCGCCGCGAAGACCTGCCGACGGGCGTCTTCAAGCTGCGCGGCTCCTGGTGGCGCATCAAAATCACACCACTCAATCAGTGCCCGCGAAATCCCGGCCAACCGCGAGGCATCGCGCACACGTCGCTCCTGACGTCGGAGCGCCTCCGTCACCGTCTCAAGTGATCGCCCCTCCAGTCGCCGCACCAGCCGCAGCATGCGATCGAGAAACGGCACAATCCGCCCCCGCGGATCGGCGAGATAGTGTACGCGCAGCACGTCCCCATTCGCCTGCACGAATGGATCCACCTGCGCGCGGGTCAGCACGGCGGTGTCACAGTCCGAACCCAAGCTGCGAGTCGGCCACCTTGCGCACGGCGGCACCCCGCTTCTGCGATGCAAAGAACTCCCACGTGCCGGCGGCAACGAGTTCGAACAACGAGGCAACCTGATCGCCCTGTCGGCGCAACAACCGCCCGAGTCGTTGGGTATGCTGGCGGGCCCCGCCGCGCGTCGAATCGCCCAGTACAATGCCAAGCTTGGCGTTGGGCACATCCCAGCCCTCGTCAAGCACCTTCACCGAGGCTACGGCGCGCAGCGTGCCCTCGCGCATGGCGCCGAGGATGGCATGACGCTCGGAGGCCGGCGTGGAGGCACTGATGAGTGGGATCGCGAGCCGTCGCGACAGTTCCATGGCCACGTCGGTCCCCCCGCAGAACAGCACCGCCTGTTCATTGGGGAACAGGCGCAGCACGCGGGCACTCTCGTCGAACTTGGACTCGGCCATGCGCACAATGCGTTCGCGTTCACGAAAGGCACGCAGGGCGCGACGCGCATCCGGCGATCGACGCGCGCTGGCAGCGAACAGCTTCCAGGCGTCCTCCGGCAACTCGGCTCGTGCTCGCCATTGGGAACGCTCTGCATATCCCTCGAACCGCTCGGATTCGGCGTCATACCGGGCGCGTTCAGATGGCGTGAGATCGACATACCGGCGCTCGATGGCAAATCGGGCGAGTTCGGCGTCGGTCATCTCGCCAATCGTACGACGATAGACCACCGGCCCGAGTGCGCGCACCAGCCAACTGTCGTGACCGTCGGGATAGGTCGCGGTCAGGCCAAGCCGATGCGGCGCGGGCGCGATGATCAACGCGTCCAGTCGCGTGCGTGCCTCGCCCGTGGCACGGTCGGCCAGATGGTGCACCTCATCACACACCAGCAGCGCAAATCGCGCCCCATGACGCTCGAGGAGGGTGAAGGCGGAGTTGTACGTCGTGACCGTGAGTGCGCGCACTTCCTTCTCATCACCGTAAAACGCGCCCACGTGCTCGGCGCCAAACGCATCGGCCAGTTGGGTGAACCATTGCGACACAAGCGCCCGCGTGGGGACGATGATGCAGGCGTTCATGCCCGTACGGTGGATCGCCAGCAGCGCCACAAGCGTCTTGCCGGCGCCGGTGGGCAACACCACCGTGCCTCGTTGACCAGCCGCCATCCAACGCGACACCGCCTCCTGTTGGGCCTCGCGCGGTGTCCGTGGGTCGAGCAGCGGAGCCTCGAACACGCCAGACGCCGCCGACGCCTCGCGGATGTCGCGCGCCATCGCCCACTCGCGCAGTTCCGGATACCGGGCCCCAGCCGCCACCAGCGCGTCGAGTCGCGGGTCCTGCTGCATCCAGTCCGGCGCTTCGGCGGCAGGGACACCGCGAAGGATTGCGAGGCCGGCGCGAAAGGCGATGGAAGGCGGGACATGGGGCGGGAGCATGGTGAGAGTTACCCGGCGAGCCTCCCGGCGGCCACTGTCTCCGACTGGGATCATGCCCGCGGCTTCATGCCCAGCGCGACTCGTTGGATTCCCAGATCGCGTCGAGTCCACCAGCCAGCACTGGGTCGAGAAATGACCTCGCGGCCTGTTCCACCGCCTCAAGGGTTGGCCACGCGAGCCGGTCGTCACGCGCCATCGCTGCGTACGGAATCGCCCACGACACGGGAGGCTCCGGAAGCCTCGAGGGGAATGGATGCGTGTTTCGGAAGGCAAACGTCAACTCCAGTGCTGCGCGAAGACGTTGCGCCTCGAGACGCTGTATCGTGCCAAGAAGCGCGATATCCGGCAAATCCTTCACGCGCGAATTCGTGCGTGAACGTGGCATGGTGTACGCGTGGAGTTTTTCCGCGATATGTGTTTCGATCGGGTACAGACGAAGGGTTGGGGGCGCGATGCCAGCGAATGCCAGCGTGTCGTCGGCTTCCACGGTGTCCGGCTCGCCAAAGATCGGATCGCCAAACGCGACGTCAACGCCGAAACGCTGGCCATACAGTTTTCCCGCGATCTGGCACTCGACACGAAATCGCACGCCTTCGTATGGCATGCCCTCGTTCTGAATGAGATCGGCACCTTCGTCTGCGGCGACCTCGAAACGCATAAAGTCCCGCAGATCTCGGCGCCCGGCCTTCTGCAGCGCGGTCAGCACGCCACTCGCGGGCCCGGTCATTCTGAAATCAACGTCTTTCGTGGTGCGGGCGCGCTGCAACCTGAGTTCCAGCGCCAGCCCACCCTTGAGTATCGCGGCGTCACCAAACTCTTCCACCACGCGGCCCCCACAGCCGCTCAGGCGCTGCTTGAATGCCTCAGGTGATGCGTACGCGCGAACACTCATGTCGCCAACCCTCCGAACGGCGCAAGTGCCACATCAACGTCAGCCAACTCGGCTTTCGTCACGATGCCGCGCCGCAGCGCCTGCCGCGCCGCGTCACGCAACACGTCCGGCGACGTGCCCGCGCGCGCGCATTCGTTCATGGCACGGGCCGCACCGCTGATCGGTACCGCTCCGTACCACGTGCGCTCTTCCGCCACCAGATCCGCGAAGTGCAGCACGATACCCTGTGGCACTCTCAATCGCCGAGCGCGCCACGCCACGGGCAACGTGAGGTGCACAACGGCAGGCAGGATATCGGAGAGCCCGTGAAGCGCGAGTGCGGTCTGATGTGAAACGACACCGGCACGTTCGGACCAGAGCCATGCCCGCACCAGACTTTCATTGTCGCCCGCAGGGAAATGGACGAGACGATACAGGCCACGCCGAAGGCGGATAATGCGTCCCGCCCCGAGATGGTGGGCCAGGAGTTGGGGCGAATACCCCGCCGCCGCTGCCTGTGCCGTGGTGAAATTCCCCTCCTGCGCCGCTGCAATTTCAAAGAGGCGATCCCAGTTGGGCTGCGGCTCGTCGTGTTCGTCCATACACGAACATTAAGTATTCCTTTAGTTTCGCGCAATCCGAAACTCTCTGAATTCGCGGAGGGGAGCGCGGCTCCCCTGCCCGCGTCACCGCGCAGGCCGTGCCAGGGCAATCGGTGCACTGATCGGTACGTCCACCCCCGCCACCCACTCCTGTTCGTCACGCGCAAGCTCCTTGCATCCATCAGGAACCGGCACCTGCGCGGGTGCGACGACGCGCCCACCCGCGCGCACCACCCGCGGTGCGTCCGCCAGCAATGCCGCGTGCGCAAAATCGACCGCCAGACCATCTAGCGATGCGTTGGCGAGCGGCAGCGACGAGACATTGCCGATGACGAGCTGATCGAACCGCGTGTCCGCACCAACGACACTCGGCGCATTCACGACGATGCATTGTGCGCCGGTGGCGTCTTCGATGGCGCCGGCCGCCGCACCGTATGTCCCGCACAGTAGTGCACGCGCGCCGGGATCGCCAAGCGCAAGCAATGCGGCAACGCGCACGGGGTCGACGGATGCCGCTTGCGCGACCGGCAGAGCCGCGCCGCCCTCACCGGTCAGCCACGCCACACCATCCCGCACCGCATACTCGGCCCCGCACACCGAGCATCCCAATGTCGCCTCAATCAGCCGGTCACCGTCACGACGAATAGCCACAGTGACCAGCGGAGATGATGCGTGCGCCGCCGGACAGCGGAGCAGCGCAATCGTCTCAATGCGCACGCGCCTACGCCCCGGAGGTCACACCGCGAAGCAGTAGAACAGCCCCGCCCCGCCACTGCCCCGCAGGTTCTCCTGGCTGCACCCGCGCGACGGATGCGCGTTGTTCCACGACGTGGGGTTGGTGCCACCACCCTGACGATCATGATGGCCCAATGACGCCGCGCCGGCCGCGTTACTGGTCCAGTTGCGGCAGGTGCTGTCGGTGGTATCCGACGACACGCGGCCATCGAGCCCCGCACCCGTCATGATGTCGTGCGTGTTGGGCGTGTCGCCGCGACCGTTCACCACCGCGCCCTTCTCGGTGAGACTGTTCTCTTTCGACAACTTGTTGTTGTCGCTGTGCAGGTCGTCCACGCTGGTGGCCACCACCACGCCCTTCGCATTCACCCATGGACCCTTGCCAATGCGGTCACGCGCGTTGACCGCCTTGAGTGGACCCACAGCCTGCTGGCTCAAGTACGCGTGCCACGTCTTGCCGGTTACACCCGCCGCTTCAGCGAGGCGTTTGCAGTGCGCGTCAGCTCCGGCCAGTCCACCAAGATTGGCGCCATCACCGATGCCGACGCTGGTGATGAAGAAGCTCAGAGTGGCGGGCTGGTTTGCAGGGGACGCGGCCAGTGATGACAATGCGGTGACAAGGATCAGGCGGAACATGGAGCCTCCAGGGAATGGGTTGCTGTAGTCTAAGACGGGAGACTGGAGACGGGAGACGGGAGACGTCCAGTCGGCGGGATGTCTCCCGTCTGCCGTCTCCAGTCTCCCGTCTTCACCACTACGACCTCGAAATCCTCACCTCATCCACATTCACATGTGCCGGACGCGTGACCGCCCAGACCACCGCGTCCGCCACATCGGAGGGGCGCAGCATGTTCGCGCGCTTCGGAAATCCGGGGCTGTTGTCAGGATCGATCGCGTCCCAGATGGGCGTATCGGTTGCCGTTGGCGACACCAAGGTGCTGCGCACACCGGTGCCCGTGAGTTCCTGGCGCAGCACCTCCTGCATGGCGCGCTGGCCGTGCTTGCTGGCGGCATAGGCGCCGTTGCCGGCGAACACGGTGCGATCGGCCACCGAGCCGATGGTGACCACATGCCCAGTGCCATGGGCTTTCATGTCAGGCAGCAGCGCGCGCAACAAGTAGAACGGTGCCACCAGGTTTACACGCACCGCATGCTCGAACTCGGCAGGGTTCATCACGTCCAACGCCGCCAACGGGAACAGCCCCGCATTGTTCACCAGAATGTCTGGTGCCGCACCGGCGGCACGCAGCGCATCGCACACGGCCGCT
The genomic region above belongs to Gemmatimonadaceae bacterium and contains:
- a CDS encoding DEAD/DEAH box helicase produces the protein MLPPHVPPSIAFRAGLAILRGVPAAEAPDWMQQDPRLDALVAAGARYPELREWAMARDIREASAASGVFEAPLLDPRTPREAQQEAVSRWMAAGQRGTVVLPTGAGKTLVALLAIHRTGMNACIIVPTRALVSQWFTQLADAFGAEHVGAFYGDEKEVRALTVTTYNSAFTLLERHGARFALLVCDEVHHLADRATGEARTRLDALIIAPAPHRLGLTATYPDGHDSWLVRALGPVVYRRTIGEMTDAELARFAIERRYVDLTPSERARYDAESERFEGYAERSQWRARAELPEDAWKLFAASARRSPDARRALRAFRERERIVRMAESKFDESARVLRLFPNEQAVLFCGGTDVAMELSRRLAIPLISASTPASERHAILGAMREGTLRAVASVKVLDEGWDVPNAKLGIVLGDSTRGGARQHTQRLGRLLRRQGDQVASLFELVAAGTWEFFASQKRGAAVRKVADSQLGFGL
- a CDS encoding SDR family oxidoreductase — encoded protein: MLAGRHALVTGASRGIGRAIAEALAGAGAQVTLVARGADTLREVAAAIGERAQVVPCDVTDANAVAAVCDALRAAGAAPDILVNNAGLFPLAALDVMNPAEFEHAVRVNLVAPFYLLRALLPDMKAHGTGHVVTIGSVADRTVFAGNGAYAASKHGQRAMQEVLRQELTGTGVRSTLVSPTATDTPIWDAIDPDNSPGFPKRANMLRPSDVADAVVWAVTRPAHVNVDEVRISRS
- a CDS encoding type IV toxin-antitoxin system AbiEi family antitoxin domain-containing protein, which translates into the protein MDEHDEPQPNWDRLFEIAAAQEGNFTTAQAAAAGYSPQLLAHHLGAGRIIRLRRGLYRLVHFPAGDNESLVRAWLWSERAGVVSHQTALALHGLSDILPAVVHLTLPVAWRARRLRVPQGIVLHFADLVAEERTWYGAVPISGAARAMNECARAGTSPDVLRDAARQALRRGIVTKAELADVDVALAPFGGLAT
- a CDS encoding winged helix-turn-helix domain-containing protein produces the protein MSDPNADAVGEHDRPIERDAPLSFTFFGATVLRRGSANDPQKPIFTAGKPLALLAFLACSPGNGASREQLIDLLWSDVEPEAARHTLRQTLWYVRRKLGVIHSQARVIWFA
- a CDS encoding ATP-binding protein, which translates into the protein MAVTNENPFRISGTVHGQFFTDRDAELARIRAALLEPSHKLLLYGPRRIGKTSTLANAVAAINKGKGFAFMADLSTVTTITDMANKVMTGASVILGRSATRWIRDLAGKLQFAIKMTPDPITGAMVPSLDVTARDAAREDQQRALEGVLDSLDGLAAQRGVTLGLVFDEFQEIGRLGGENVEWHLRGVMQRHQHLSYVAAGSKPSLLKAMVGKGRAFYQLFTPLHFRPIERHHLSDWIDSRMDSCGLVPMGAGATCVAWAGPRTRDIVRLARKCVDRAPTGSHVGTDSVLAAFLEIIDEDADFFQTSWASLTSQQQNLLRAVAGAEQGLTTKDVRGRFGLDASGTVTNALTAFVGQDRLVRTAYGSTYAFDNPYERGWVITRTLADIGMVQTPTFIASPTSEYDEP
- a CDS encoding AAA family ATPase, with the protein product MESGSPYAELVGREAEFADLLTAFDATKRGQSRHVHIAAPAGLGKTRLLDGFAARLRSTRVRVITVRATPAERSLPYAFAAQLVSAMVQLRGASAVSPDTARTLVALAPTSSSYLNAEPDRSTGDEALRRRSLAITELVTTIAHDAPLVLLVDDVHWMDMQSRTLLASLATRLGTSPVLLVTTGRSADRFSESTPAAHRLSLNPLTVEDVGGLVMSLGQLPAEPWSEAFVSGLHETSAGSPLLVLETLQLVMELDQLRLSDHLWSTPDAGALSATLGAGRAMQRRLTALPPAARDALLRLAVAGTAVDEQTLPQLLSQDGRESLILLETRGLVTRVDDVVRVAHDEIAALAIDMASDSDRMRANEVMASHLERIARNDVSLLLRAAWHRARCADTTALDNTFARAVRSAHLSGEHAAIRALGQEVLGTDAVAHDVDRLVRRLPWRMRTRRRWMTGAVLTAAIGVMAFSLWRTVAVPGDDITAVMIATDADGSAFYTLTIPRGDLSKSDPIELTATGEAFPISVLDSVSIMGKLPSGAFVGSSMLDNDQRDALDLVQVSIAGKVERLLALRNDQDSPIPSPDGRLVAFTSGHWHPDQRSDIGVYEPSTALIRNLTDSSDASEYSPVWSANGSRIAFVRSHASERAAQVCWVAIDKSSAPCRELGGGYNPIRIIAWRSDRSVLVVAERRPGNTPMLLDVDMEGGAPKAIDSSATRYVADPTGRVVHCLCSVEGLSGKVLAVFSPNTPAIKRVVRRNGRPIRSYYAPYVHWQKPSRDLASIAIVGPSQSFVGQRIQLGISGIDSTGNEREVSSPVWKSLDTSTAVIDGLGVASIRTLGVAMFQASAGRIMSPVFSTTARAPELHAEFTEHWTSPLNAHWIDYGTPPPRVIAQGARRSLFLNGDGYLTSGVISQRTIDASTGAGVRVWFRAPIRIAQWQALTLTLDAVASNSALAEWRERSRIDGALPSSWNAFSANRGCCASRPTCRVWRESFAAEIERLCRGRADFGHAPTHHRRASTLHRAADTGRRALWTRHRRPGRRDFTERPQN
- a CDS encoding nucleotidyl transferase AbiEii/AbiGii toxin family protein, translated to MSVRAYASPEAFKQRLSGCGGRVVEEFGDAAILKGGLALELRLQRARTTKDVDFRMTGPASGVLTALQKAGRRDLRDFMRFEVAADEGADLIQNEGMPYEGVRFRVECQIAGKLYGQRFGVDVAFGDPIFGEPDTVEADDTLAFAGIAPPTLRLYPIETHIAEKLHAYTMPRSRTNSRVKDLPDIALLGTIQRLEAQRLRAALELTFAFRNTHPFPSRLPEPPVSWAIPYAAMARDDRLAWPTLEAVEQAARSFLDPVLAGGLDAIWESNESRWA
- a CDS encoding DUF790 family protein: MLTRAQVDPFVQANGDVLRVHYLADPRGRIVPFLDRMLRLVRRLEGRSLETVTEALRRQERRVRDASRLAGISRALIEWCDFDAPPGAAQLEDARRQVFAARGALWPPVSGDTLVPYADAAANLGIAPDTLQRTLYDDRPGARRLRRVPEGDGRALLARYNLELARGVLRDATRVVLHTRGGWRDVFRAVKAAGLMHELVREGKRYRLVLTGPAAAFLVRPARYGVRFARVLPVLARSPGWRVDANVLRDGHPCTLQLRGRARAGAHAAPVGGEPRRERYDSAWERRFVRDFRASSWATSSGWTLSRERSPLSAGGAVFLPDFTLRHDDGREAAVELVGFWTPEYLTAKVAKVRAAGDVPLVLVVAKALAVGDAASALNDVGGERIVWCGRHPRVGDVMRVVEAVALRR